CATCGAAAAGGAATGGAAAAAAACCGGTGATTTAGGTCTGGTGGCAGAGAAACTAATGCCAACAAAGCGACAAGCAACATTAATCGTCCATGAATTAACCGTAACCAAAGTATTTCATAATCTCCAGAAACTCGCAGCATTAGCAGGATCTGGTTCAGTAGCGGCAAAAATGAATCTTATCGTCGAGCTTTTAACGAGTGCAACCCCTTGTGAAGCAAAGTACCTTGTCCGTACCGTCCTTGAGGAACTTCGTGTTGGTGTTGGAGATGGTTCATTACGTGATGCGCTCGTATGGACCTATCTTGCAGATGACCTTGGTCTCGAGTATAGCAAAAACGAGCTTGTGCTTGCAGAAGATAAACGTGCTGAGTACAATCGAAGAATAGCCCTTGTTCAGGTTGCCTATGATCTCACCAATGATCTTGGGATGGTAGCACTGCGTGCAAAAACAGAAGGTATGCCGGGCTTAGAGGCAGTAAGTTTACAACCTGGGATTCCAATGAAAGTGATGCTTGCCCAAAAAGTAGCTGATTTTACCGAGGGATTTGCTGTTGTTGGCAGGCCCTGCTGTGTTGAATATAAACTTGACGGATTCAGGATCCAGATTCATGCAACCGGAAAAGAGATACTCCTTTTTACCCGAAGACTAGAAAATGTAACCAAACAGTTTCCTGAGATTGTTGCAGCCGTACGTCAGCATGTTGCTGGAAACTCGTTTATCCTCGATGGCGAAGCCGTCGGCTATCATCCAAAAACCGGAAAATGCTTACCTTTTCAGAGTATCTCGCAACGCATCAGGCGGAAGTATAATATTGCCGAAATAGCCAAGCAATTTCCTGTGTGTTTGTATCTCTTTGATATCCTTTATCATGGAAAGAGTGTTGTTCACTCTCCCTTTAGTGAACGACGGAAGCTCTTACACCAGATCGTACACGAACATAAACAAGTCATCGAGATTGTTCCTTCTCTTACCACCGAAGATGAGGAAGAGGCAAAGGCTTTCTATGCAAAAGCACTTGCCGTAGGTATGGAGGGAGTCATGCTTAAAAAATTAGATGCACCTTACAAACCAGGATCCCGTGTTGGTTTCATGGTTAAACTCAAGCCAATCATGGAACCCTTAGATCTGGTGATTACCGGAGCTGAATGGGGAGAGGGAAAACGCTCGAGTTGGTTAACCAGTTATACCCTTGCCTGCAGAGAGGACCATACGTTTGTTGAGATTGGGAAGGTTGGTACAGGTATTAAAGAATTAGAAGGCAGTGGTGTGACCTTTGCTGGGATGACTAAGCTTTTAAAGCCTTTGATTGCCCAAGAAAAAGGTAAAATGGTTACGGTAAAGCCAAAAATTGTTATCGAAGTTGCCTATGAAGAGATCCAGAAGAGTCCTACCTATAGCTCAGGCTTTGCGCTCCGTTTTCCTCGTTTACAGAGATTAAGGACTATGGAACGGTCACCTGAGGACATCAGTACCTTACCGCAGGTTAAACAACTCTATTCGCAACAAAAAGGAGCTAATAGTGCCTTGCATACTCGATAAGAAAAAAAGCAAGGAAAATAATCTTAAACCCAAACGGCAGGATTGAGTAAAGGTCATATTTGATTTTCATACAAACACCCCAGTATGGTTAAGAGTTCTAGTCTATATAAGCTTTTCGCAATGATTTATAAATAATAGCGAGCGCTTTTTTGTCAACAAAAATGCATCTTATTTCTCGATAACTAGGGGTAGAGATCAGGGGGGTTTTACTTACGTTACCTACTATAAGTAGTATGAAGGTTATAATATTAAGAATGGGTAAAAAGATAGACAAAAAGGTGTCTGCTGTGTAAGACATTTGAACCAGCATTCGAACCTGCTAGTTGAATACCTCATTTAATCCAGAATATCTCTTTTTCGCTAAGGAGTAATATGTTTTACAAATTTGTTCTCTTTCATGCATGCTTACGCCTTTCCAAATCAGTAATCAATTTTTCCATCCGTTCTACAAACTTGTAAGCATCTTCCTTTATTTCCTCAGCAATTCTTCTCGTTGTTTCTTTAGTGACGCTATATTGTGCAATCTCTCGTCTATCTCTTGCGAGATTCAGGTTGTCAATGTATTGTTTCTCCAGTTGTGCCCTCTCAATCAATGTAAGATAACTTTCCTCTAGCAACTGTTTCTCTACAAAGAAGGTTTCCAAGGCCAAAACCGTTGCTGTATGGTTTTTACTCTCTATAGTTCATCTTTGCAAGAGGTGCTGATGCTGCCATGTACATCGCATAATAAGCGCAAACCACAACCCACTCGCTAGAATCATACTCTTCAGGGACATGCAGCACATCTCTTACTGTCTTATTT
This sequence is a window from Candidatus Woesearchaeota archaeon. Protein-coding genes within it:
- a CDS encoding ATP-dependent DNA ligase translates to MKYHHLAETYQQLEKTTKRLEKTSLLAGFLKHVQSNELPEVCLLLQGRVYPLWDERKIGVATQLIMKALHLATGLSVVIIEKEWKKTGDLGLVAEKLMPTKRQATLIVHELTVTKVFHNLQKLAALAGSGSVAAKMNLIVELLTSATPCEAKYLVRTVLEELRVGVGDGSLRDALVWTYLADDLGLEYSKNELVLAEDKRAEYNRRIALVQVAYDLTNDLGMVALRAKTEGMPGLEAVSLQPGIPMKVMLAQKVADFTEGFAVVGRPCCVEYKLDGFRIQIHATGKEILLFTRRLENVTKQFPEIVAAVRQHVAGNSFILDGEAVGYHPKTGKCLPFQSISQRIRRKYNIAEIAKQFPVCLYLFDILYHGKSVVHSPFSERRKLLHQIVHEHKQVIEIVPSLTTEDEEEAKAFYAKALAVGMEGVMLKKLDAPYKPGSRVGFMVKLKPIMEPLDLVITGAEWGEGKRSSWLTSYTLACREDHTFVEIGKVGTGIKELEGSGVTFAGMTKLLKPLIAQEKGKMVTVKPKIVIEVAYEEIQKSPTYSSGFALRFPRLQRLRTMERSPEDISTLPQVKQLYSQQKGANSALHTR